From a region of the Capricornis sumatraensis isolate serow.1 chromosome 22, serow.2, whole genome shotgun sequence genome:
- the TUBB gene encoding tubulin beta chain isoform X2, producing MREIVHIQAGQCGNQIGAKFWEVISDEHGIDPTGTYHGDSDLQLDRISVYYNEATGGKYVPRAILVDLEPGTMDSVRSGPFGQIFRPDNFVFGQSGAGNNWAKGHYTEGAELVDSVLDVVRKEAESCDCLQGFQLTHSLGGVSDTVVEPYNATLSVHQLVENTDETYCIDNEALYDICFRTLKLTTPTYGDLNHLVSATMSGVTTCLRFPGQLNADLRKLAVNMVPFPRLHFFMPGFAPLTSRGSQQYRALTVPELTQQVFDAKNMMAACDPRHGRYLTVAAVFRGRMSMKEVDEQMLNVQNKNSSYFVEWIPNNVKTAVCDIPPRGLKMAVTFIGNSTAIQELFKRISEQFTAMFRRKAFLHWYTGEGMDEMEFTEAESNMNDLVSEYQQYQDATAEEEEDFGEEAEEEA from the exons ATGAGGGAAATCGTGCACATCCAGGCCGGTCAGTGTGGCAATCAGATCGGTGCCAAG TTCTGGGAGGTGATCAGTGATGAACATGGCATCGACCCCACCGGCACCTATCATGGGGACAGCGACCTACAACTGGACCGCATTTCCGTGTACTACAATGAAGCCACAG gtggCAAATATGTCCCTCGTGCTATCTTGGTGGATCTAGAACCCGGAACCATGGACTCTGTTCGCTCAGGTCCTTTTGGTCAGATCTTCAGACCAGACAACTTTGTTTTTG GTCAGTCCGGGGCAGGCAACAACTGGGCCAAGGGCCACTATACAGAGGGAGCCGAGCTGGTTGACTCGGTCCTGGATGTGGTTCGGAAGGAGGCCGAGAGCTGTGACTGCCTGCAGGGCTTCCAGCTGACCCACTCATTGGGTGGAG TGTCCGACACTGTGGTTGAGCCCTACAATGCCACCCTCTCCGTCCATCAGCTGGTGGAGAACACTGATGAAACCTACTGCATTGACAACGAGGCCCTTTACGACATATGTTTCCGCACCCTCAAGCTGACCACGCCAACCTACGGAGACCTGAACCACCTCGTCTCGGCCACCATGAGTGGAGTCACCACTTGCCTCCGCTTCCCTGGCCAGCTCAACGCTGACCTCCGCAAGCTGGCCGTCAACATGGTGCCCTTCCCACGCCTCCACTTCTTCATGCCTGGCTTTGCCCCTCTAACCAGCCGTGGCAGCCAGCAGTATCGAGCCCTCACTGTCCCTGAGCTCACCCAGCAGGTCTTCGATGCCAAGAACATGATGGCTGCCTGTGACCCCCGCCATGGCCGGTACCTCACCGTGGCTGCTGTGTTCCGTGGGCGGATGTCCATGAAGGAGGTAGATGAGCAGATGCTCAACGTGCAGAACAAGAACAGCAGCTACTTCGTGGAATGGATCCCCAACAACGTCAAGACAGCTGTTTGCGACATCCCACCCCGTGGTCTCAAGATGGCAGTCACCTTCATTGGCAACAGCACAGCCATCCAGGAGCTGTTCAAGCGTATCTCAGAGCAGTTCACGGCCATGTTCCGCCGGAAGGCCTTCCTCCACTGGTACACAGGTGAGGGCATGGACGAGATGGAG
- the TUBB gene encoding tubulin beta chain isoform X1, whose amino-acid sequence MREIVHIQAGQCGNQIGAKFWEVISDEHGIDPTGTYHGDSDLQLDRISVYYNEATGGKYVPRAILVDLEPGTMDSVRSGPFGQIFRPDNFVFGQSGAGNNWAKGHYTEGAELVDSVLDVVRKEAESCDCLQGFQLTHSLGGGTGSGMGTLLISKIREEYPDRIMNTFSVVPSPKVSDTVVEPYNATLSVHQLVENTDETYCIDNEALYDICFRTLKLTTPTYGDLNHLVSATMSGVTTCLRFPGQLNADLRKLAVNMVPFPRLHFFMPGFAPLTSRGSQQYRALTVPELTQQVFDAKNMMAACDPRHGRYLTVAAVFRGRMSMKEVDEQMLNVQNKNSSYFVEWIPNNVKTAVCDIPPRGLKMAVTFIGNSTAIQELFKRISEQFTAMFRRKAFLHWYTGEGMDEMEFTEAESNMNDLVSEYQQYQDATAEEEEDFGEEAEEEA is encoded by the exons ATGAGGGAAATCGTGCACATCCAGGCCGGTCAGTGTGGCAATCAGATCGGTGCCAAG TTCTGGGAGGTGATCAGTGATGAACATGGCATCGACCCCACCGGCACCTATCATGGGGACAGCGACCTACAACTGGACCGCATTTCCGTGTACTACAATGAAGCCACAG gtggCAAATATGTCCCTCGTGCTATCTTGGTGGATCTAGAACCCGGAACCATGGACTCTGTTCGCTCAGGTCCTTTTGGTCAGATCTTCAGACCAGACAACTTTGTTTTTG GTCAGTCCGGGGCAGGCAACAACTGGGCCAAGGGCCACTATACAGAGGGAGCCGAGCTGGTTGACTCGGTCCTGGATGTGGTTCGGAAGGAGGCCGAGAGCTGTGACTGCCTGCAGGGCTTCCAGCTGACCCACTCATTGGGTGGAGGCACTGGCTCCGGAATGGGCACCTTGCTCATTAGCAAGATCCGTGAAGAGTATCCTGACCGCATCATGAACACCTTCAGCGTGGTGCCCTCACCCAAAGTGTCCGACACTGTGGTTGAGCCCTACAATGCCACCCTCTCCGTCCATCAGCTGGTGGAGAACACTGATGAAACCTACTGCATTGACAACGAGGCCCTTTACGACATATGTTTCCGCACCCTCAAGCTGACCACGCCAACCTACGGAGACCTGAACCACCTCGTCTCGGCCACCATGAGTGGAGTCACCACTTGCCTCCGCTTCCCTGGCCAGCTCAACGCTGACCTCCGCAAGCTGGCCGTCAACATGGTGCCCTTCCCACGCCTCCACTTCTTCATGCCTGGCTTTGCCCCTCTAACCAGCCGTGGCAGCCAGCAGTATCGAGCCCTCACTGTCCCTGAGCTCACCCAGCAGGTCTTCGATGCCAAGAACATGATGGCTGCCTGTGACCCCCGCCATGGCCGGTACCTCACCGTGGCTGCTGTGTTCCGTGGGCGGATGTCCATGAAGGAGGTAGATGAGCAGATGCTCAACGTGCAGAACAAGAACAGCAGCTACTTCGTGGAATGGATCCCCAACAACGTCAAGACAGCTGTTTGCGACATCCCACCCCGTGGTCTCAAGATGGCAGTCACCTTCATTGGCAACAGCACAGCCATCCAGGAGCTGTTCAAGCGTATCTCAGAGCAGTTCACGGCCATGTTCCGCCGGAAGGCCTTCCTCCACTGGTACACAGGTGAGGGCATGGACGAGATGGAG
- the TUBB gene encoding tubulin beta chain isoform X3, protein MREIVHIQAGQCGNQIGAKFWEVISDEHGIDPTGTYHGDSDLQLDRISVYYNEATGQSGAGNNWAKGHYTEGAELVDSVLDVVRKEAESCDCLQGFQLTHSLGGGTGSGMGTLLISKIREEYPDRIMNTFSVVPSPKVSDTVVEPYNATLSVHQLVENTDETYCIDNEALYDICFRTLKLTTPTYGDLNHLVSATMSGVTTCLRFPGQLNADLRKLAVNMVPFPRLHFFMPGFAPLTSRGSQQYRALTVPELTQQVFDAKNMMAACDPRHGRYLTVAAVFRGRMSMKEVDEQMLNVQNKNSSYFVEWIPNNVKTAVCDIPPRGLKMAVTFIGNSTAIQELFKRISEQFTAMFRRKAFLHWYTGEGMDEMEFTEAESNMNDLVSEYQQYQDATAEEEEDFGEEAEEEA, encoded by the exons ATGAGGGAAATCGTGCACATCCAGGCCGGTCAGTGTGGCAATCAGATCGGTGCCAAG TTCTGGGAGGTGATCAGTGATGAACATGGCATCGACCCCACCGGCACCTATCATGGGGACAGCGACCTACAACTGGACCGCATTTCCGTGTACTACAATGAAGCCACAG GTCAGTCCGGGGCAGGCAACAACTGGGCCAAGGGCCACTATACAGAGGGAGCCGAGCTGGTTGACTCGGTCCTGGATGTGGTTCGGAAGGAGGCCGAGAGCTGTGACTGCCTGCAGGGCTTCCAGCTGACCCACTCATTGGGTGGAGGCACTGGCTCCGGAATGGGCACCTTGCTCATTAGCAAGATCCGTGAAGAGTATCCTGACCGCATCATGAACACCTTCAGCGTGGTGCCCTCACCCAAAGTGTCCGACACTGTGGTTGAGCCCTACAATGCCACCCTCTCCGTCCATCAGCTGGTGGAGAACACTGATGAAACCTACTGCATTGACAACGAGGCCCTTTACGACATATGTTTCCGCACCCTCAAGCTGACCACGCCAACCTACGGAGACCTGAACCACCTCGTCTCGGCCACCATGAGTGGAGTCACCACTTGCCTCCGCTTCCCTGGCCAGCTCAACGCTGACCTCCGCAAGCTGGCCGTCAACATGGTGCCCTTCCCACGCCTCCACTTCTTCATGCCTGGCTTTGCCCCTCTAACCAGCCGTGGCAGCCAGCAGTATCGAGCCCTCACTGTCCCTGAGCTCACCCAGCAGGTCTTCGATGCCAAGAACATGATGGCTGCCTGTGACCCCCGCCATGGCCGGTACCTCACCGTGGCTGCTGTGTTCCGTGGGCGGATGTCCATGAAGGAGGTAGATGAGCAGATGCTCAACGTGCAGAACAAGAACAGCAGCTACTTCGTGGAATGGATCCCCAACAACGTCAAGACAGCTGTTTGCGACATCCCACCCCGTGGTCTCAAGATGGCAGTCACCTTCATTGGCAACAGCACAGCCATCCAGGAGCTGTTCAAGCGTATCTCAGAGCAGTTCACGGCCATGTTCCGCCGGAAGGCCTTCCTCCACTGGTACACAGGTGAGGGCATGGACGAGATGGAG
- the TUBB gene encoding tubulin beta chain isoform X4, producing the protein MREIVHIQAGQCGKYVPRAILVDLEPGTMDSVRSGPFGQIFRPDNFVFGQSGAGNNWAKGHYTEGAELVDSVLDVVRKEAESCDCLQGFQLTHSLGGGTGSGMGTLLISKIREEYPDRIMNTFSVVPSPKVSDTVVEPYNATLSVHQLVENTDETYCIDNEALYDICFRTLKLTTPTYGDLNHLVSATMSGVTTCLRFPGQLNADLRKLAVNMVPFPRLHFFMPGFAPLTSRGSQQYRALTVPELTQQVFDAKNMMAACDPRHGRYLTVAAVFRGRMSMKEVDEQMLNVQNKNSSYFVEWIPNNVKTAVCDIPPRGLKMAVTFIGNSTAIQELFKRISEQFTAMFRRKAFLHWYTGEGMDEMEFTEAESNMNDLVSEYQQYQDATAEEEEDFGEEAEEEA; encoded by the exons ATGAGGGAAATCGTGCACATCCAGGCCGGTCAGT gtggCAAATATGTCCCTCGTGCTATCTTGGTGGATCTAGAACCCGGAACCATGGACTCTGTTCGCTCAGGTCCTTTTGGTCAGATCTTCAGACCAGACAACTTTGTTTTTG GTCAGTCCGGGGCAGGCAACAACTGGGCCAAGGGCCACTATACAGAGGGAGCCGAGCTGGTTGACTCGGTCCTGGATGTGGTTCGGAAGGAGGCCGAGAGCTGTGACTGCCTGCAGGGCTTCCAGCTGACCCACTCATTGGGTGGAGGCACTGGCTCCGGAATGGGCACCTTGCTCATTAGCAAGATCCGTGAAGAGTATCCTGACCGCATCATGAACACCTTCAGCGTGGTGCCCTCACCCAAAGTGTCCGACACTGTGGTTGAGCCCTACAATGCCACCCTCTCCGTCCATCAGCTGGTGGAGAACACTGATGAAACCTACTGCATTGACAACGAGGCCCTTTACGACATATGTTTCCGCACCCTCAAGCTGACCACGCCAACCTACGGAGACCTGAACCACCTCGTCTCGGCCACCATGAGTGGAGTCACCACTTGCCTCCGCTTCCCTGGCCAGCTCAACGCTGACCTCCGCAAGCTGGCCGTCAACATGGTGCCCTTCCCACGCCTCCACTTCTTCATGCCTGGCTTTGCCCCTCTAACCAGCCGTGGCAGCCAGCAGTATCGAGCCCTCACTGTCCCTGAGCTCACCCAGCAGGTCTTCGATGCCAAGAACATGATGGCTGCCTGTGACCCCCGCCATGGCCGGTACCTCACCGTGGCTGCTGTGTTCCGTGGGCGGATGTCCATGAAGGAGGTAGATGAGCAGATGCTCAACGTGCAGAACAAGAACAGCAGCTACTTCGTGGAATGGATCCCCAACAACGTCAAGACAGCTGTTTGCGACATCCCACCCCGTGGTCTCAAGATGGCAGTCACCTTCATTGGCAACAGCACAGCCATCCAGGAGCTGTTCAAGCGTATCTCAGAGCAGTTCACGGCCATGTTCCGCCGGAAGGCCTTCCTCCACTGGTACACAGGTGAGGGCATGGACGAGATGGAG